DNA sequence from the Candidatus Aegiribacteria sp. genome:
ACCGGTAGTTTTTCCCTGTCTTCCAACAGAGGACAGACCCGAATCCTGCTTTTCAAGATAGAATCTTCCTGCTTCGAGCATTGCTGAAAGGGGGAGAAGCCCCACCACTTCCGATCCTGTTACTCTGGTTCCGAGTTTTTCCGCTTCTTCAAGTACCGCTTCATATCCAGCATGCAGAGGAGTAACGGATAGATCGGTAAGGTTCATCGTAACCTGAGCAGTATCATATTCTTTTATATACCAGCCTGTTGACTTGCAGTACTGGAGCTTTCCGGGCTGATTCACTTTATTTCCATCTTCATCCCTGACGAATTTCCAGTTACTGTCCCTTCTGAATCTTCCGGTATCACGGATAGTGAGGCCTATGTCACGGGCTATACCGGGATCTTTTGTATTCAGGTTCACGTTGTAAGCAATGAGGAAATTCCTTGCTCCTATCGTGCAGACACCTGTTCTGGCAACCCTCTCGTTCCATTCATTCGGACCGAAATCCGGTGTCCATTCCTGTTTACCGAGTTTGTCCGGGAGAGCCTCATATTCTCCTTCTCGAATGTTGGGCAGCTTTTCCCATTCAGGTTTCGAAGCGGCTTTTTCGTAGAGATAAACCGGAATCAGGAGTTCCTCGCCGACTCGTTTGCCAAGTCTCCGGGCTAATTCCGCGCAATCCTCCATGGTAACACCTGAGACCGGAACGAATGGGCAGACATCAGTTGCTCCGTGACGAGGATGTTCACCGGTCTGCTTTCTCATGTCGATCAGTTCACCGGCTTTTTTAATTAACTCGAATGATGCGTTCATGACTGCATCCGGAGCGCCGGCAATGGTGATAACAGTTCTGTTCGTTGCTGCTCCGGGGTCGACATCAAGAACCTTTGCTCCGCTTATGGAATCTGCCGCCTTCACGACTTCGTTTATCAGGTCCATGTTCTGTCCCTCAGAGATATTTGGAACAGATTCTACTATCTTTCGGGTCATATGATCCTCTCAATACATGAAGGTATTTCAGAGAAGGGAAAATTACTGTAGATTCAAGCATCAAAGCTAGGAAAAGGAACTTCGGAAGTCAACGATTACAGGATTGGAAGAGGGCATGATTAGAGGAGTTGTCGAAGGTTTTTACGGCAGGCCTTACACCTCGAAAGAGAGAGATATTATTATCAGCTGCCTATCAATGCTTGATGATCCTGTTTACATGTACGCGCCCAAGAATGATCCATATCACAGGCTGAAATGGCGGCAGGAATACCCTCGTGGCAGCTTTGAACCTCTTGCTTCAAACATTCGAAAATCATGTCAGGCCGGCGTGAAGTTCATCTTCGGAATAAGTCCATGGCAATTCAAGGATGACGATATTGAGTTTATTCGAAGAAAGGCGGATAAGGCACTTTCCGCCGGAGCATTCGGAATCTGCATTCTCTTCGACGACGTTCCTGATAAGGCTGACCCTGAACTGGCATTTCGACAGATTGAACTGGCGGAGAAAGCACTGGCTGATTTCGATTGTCAGGTTTATATGTGTCCGTCCGTCTATTGTTCTGAACTAATAGAAACACTCAATGGAGAAGAGTATCTTCATTTTCTGAAGCATAATCTTTCTGAGAGATGGAATCTGTTCTGGACAGGTGAAGCTGTCATTTCAAGAAAGCTGGATTCCACTTCTCTCATTCGAGCTGAGGAACTGCTGGGAAGGCAGCCGGTTCTCTGGGATAACCTTCTGGCAGATGACTACACGCTCAGAAGAATATTTCTTGGAGGACTCAGTAGCAGAATACCTTGCGGACACTCGTTTCTTCTGAATCCATCATCCTGTTTTCCGGCAGCTCTTCATGCGGTTCATGAGATTCTGCTTGCGTCAGGAATTGAAGACTGCTGGCCTGATGAGCTTGGGAATGACAGGGCAGCCTGGAAGCTGCTTGGTGAATTTCATCACCTTCCATGGTCTGCCGGTACGGAAGCAGAAAAGCTTCTGAAGAGGATGAGCAGTGCTGTTACTGATGGAGCTTCTGAAGATTTGATGACAGATCTGGAGAGGATATCATCCATAATGGACGGATTTGTTGAAAATATACAGGATGCCCAGAGTGGTATTGATCTACAGCCTTATATTCTGGATGTCGGAAAATTAATAGGGTGGTGGAAAAAGATACTTCTTCTTCCTTCTCTATCGCAGAGAATGCGCGAACTCAGATACCTGATGCTTGAAAGGCTTCCGTTCGAACACCCTTTAGCGGCATATACTGCAGCAGTTGTATCCGGAAGAGAGGAATGAAATGAGAATCGAGCTGGCGGGATTCAATACGGATATCCAGAATGGCGGGGGAACTCCTGAAACGCTTTCCGCTTCCTACGCTCGAATCAGCCGAGATCCAAGGCCGATAGATGTTCTCAGGAAGGAAGCGGCCGGGGAAGTTGAAAAGGCCAGAGCATCCAATCAGCGGATTGTCTTTGAGTACGGTCACGGCTCAGTTGCTGAACATGCTGTTTTCAATTTTGATGTCATCGATATTTCAAGACTTGCCGCTGAGGAACTGCAGAATTTCAGGATGGCCAGTTTTACCGAGAAATCCCAGAGATACATTCGTATTGGAAAAGATCTCATCCTGCCGCCTGAGCTTGGCGGGGATGATGAAGTCAGATTTCGCGGAACTGCTGAGAATCTGTTTGGAATATATGAAAAGCTTTACAGCGGATTAATAGAAAGTGGAGCGGATAGAGATACTGCAAAAGAAGACGCACGATACATTCTTCCCCTTGCAACTTCATGCCAGATGGGGATGACTGCCAATGCGCGGGAACTCGAGCTTATTATCAGAAGATTGTCCAGCCATCCATTCGCAGAAGTCAGAAAGCTGTCGGAGAAGTTTCTTGAACTCGTAATGGAAGCCTCTCCATCGCTGTTTCTTTTTCTGGAGCCGACAGCCATGGATAGTTTTGCTCATTCCATGTCTCCTGTTGATTCAGCTGCCGCAAGTGATGTGGTGCTTGTGGATTGTGATGATGATTCTAAAGTTGGATCATTACTGTTGCAGCGTTTAAAGGGGGTTCCGATTGAAGTCGCCGGAAGGATATGGGTTGAACTTAATTCCGGGGAAAGAAAGAAACTGTTCATGGATGCTCTTTCAGGACTGGGTATACATGATTCTGTTCCGAGGTGCTGGGAATTTTTCAATGCGGAATTTGAACTGATTCTTTCCGCCTCAGCATACGCTCAGATGAAAAGGCACCGAATGTGTACCCGACTCGTTTCAGTGTACGATCCTGTTCTTGGAGTGACTGTTCCAGCAAGCATTTCCAGGGCAGGACTTGGAAGTGACTTCATGGAGGGTATCAGGATATCTGAGGAGACCTCCGGTTCTCTGGGTGTATTTTATCCATACATGCTTACAAATGCCCATAGACGAAGGGTTGTTATAAATATCAACGGCAGGGAACTCTACCATTTTTCCCGGCTCAGGGAAGATTCTCATGCTCAATGGGATATACGTTTAATCGCACATTCCATGCTGCATGCAATCAGAGAAAGAGCACCATTAACCGCAGTTCTTACAGGTGGCAAGTCTGATATTTCAGGATTGTTTACCTGAAAGCCATTTCCAGTATTCGCGGAGTGCCAAGAGCAGCTCCTGAAACGGGAGTGATTTTCAGCCTTACTGAGCCACTCACTCCACCCAGATCCAGGTTGTAATGCCAATCGAATTTACCCTCGTAATTACTGCTGTATCTGCCGAACAGGTCTCCCGATACCGCTGCCTCAGCCCAGGATTGACCTTCATCGGTGCTGAATGCTACTATAAGATCCAGAGCCCGCTCCTCAGGGTCTGATAATTCGAATGAAATCGATACTGTACCGGTTTCAGCAGAGATGTAGCTGACAGCAGCCTGCATGACTGACGGTGTTCTGGTATTATCGAGTGAAAGTGGTCCTATCGCTTCCGAAAAAACTGTATCACCATCAATCGCGGCCACTCTTATCTCCAGTTCATCTCTTTCCATTCCCGGAAGATCTTCAGTACTGTTCCAGTTGACTGTGAAATTCTGCGATGTAGAAGTGAGGAAATTTCTTCTGTCCAGACCAGTGGCTGAAATCCACGTTACCGCACCATCAATCCTGTATTCGAGTTCAAGAAAAACCTCCTCCTCCTCTGGATCAACGATATGGAATGTGACCGGTATGAGACCTCTGAATGTTTCCCATCTGCCGGGAGAAGTGATTTCGATGGATGGAGATCTGTTATTGTCCAGATGGAATGGAGAGGATGGAACAGCAATGCCTCTGTCGATATCTTCTGGAATTGCTCTGAAACGCACCTGATTACCGTCGAATCCAGGGGCATCAATTTCTGATTCCCAGATTATGTCAAACTGGTAAGAACCTGTGCAGGGAATCGAACTTTCAGATACCGTTGCTGCTTGCCAGCTATCTCCGCCGTCAAGAGAAAACTCGTAATGAACCTCAAGCGGGTTTTCCTCTGGATCTGCGAGCCTGACTCCCAATGATATCCGACCTGAGACTTCTTCATCTGGCGCAATGATCTGGCCTGATGGAAGCCTGTCGGAGTCAAGATGGAGATTACCCAGTACACTCCATGGTCCTGGATCTGAATCAGCTGCCCTTACCCTGAGGGAGATGTTCTCAAAGTCAACATAACCGAGATCATAGCCTGCATTCCATGTAACCGGTTCACCGTAGAACCAGGGTGCGATCTCGAAAATACTGCCGCTCAGATGAGCATTTTCCCAGGTTGCCTGGTTATCGACAGAATACTGGGCCTGAAGCTGAATTATATCACCTTCGGGATCGTCTACAGAGTAAAGGATGTTATATTTTCCATCTGATTCTTTGCGGGATGTGGATAGATAGAGTGTTGGAGGAACATTGTTATCCACACGAAAAATATTTGATAGACCACTGATACCCGGTCCATCAGGACAGTAAGGAGTTATTCTCAGAACGCACTCATGCATATCCTGGCCCGGCAGATCTTCATCACTGAACCATAGCACACTCGATCCGTTGTCCCTGTAACTGTTTGTCTCAATCCATGTATATCCTGAGTTCGTGGAATAAGCCATCGAGATTCCTGTAATGTTACTGCCGCTGGTCTGATAAGATAGAGAAACAGCTCCGGAGCATTCTTCTGAAATCACGCCCGCACAGATGACAGGAAGAAAGGAAACACCGTAACTTCCTGAATTGGCTTCATCGCATAGCATCTGCGGCCATGGTCCGGGATTGGTGCCAATTCTGGAGATGGTGTATGCTGCAAGCTTGCCTGTTCTTCCAAGTACAACAAGTTCCAGGTTTCCATCTCCGTCAATATCGCCCACTGCGGGGGGGGCAGACACAGGCTGGCCGAATGGAATTGGAAACCCCTGTATTGCCCGACCCTGTGCGTTCCATCCATAAACACTGCCGTTGTCTGTTCCGACTATGACTCCCATTCCACCGCTCGTTCTGGCAATTATCGGAGCGGTCGGACGACCATCTGTAAAATTCGGCCATCGCCAGGTTCCTGCAAGGCTTCCGTCTCCATCTATAAGAGTTACCGTACTGTCGATACAGGAAACAGCTATCTGAAGCTCTAGATTATCGGGATCAAGACGGCCTATGGCAACAGGTCCACTGATGCATCTGTCATCAAGAAAAAATGGCCACCCATCGATGCCATTGCCACTCATGCTAACAGCATACAATCTCTTGTTATGAGTCGCGAACAGAACGTCTCCCAGACCATCAGCGTCGATATCAGCGGTTACAGGAATGCTCGCTGATGAATAGCCTGTGTTGACAGGCCAGCCCGGTGAGATAGATCCGTCTATGGAGAGGACATATATTCGAGTATTGACAAGTGCGCATACGAGCGAATATCCGGAACCTCCTCCAAGGGAAAGCTGAGAGGGTTGCCACTGCAGTTTGGCCGGGAGTTCAACAGGCCATTGCGGTAAAGGGTTGCCTGAAAGATCAAGCAGGTGTATCCTGGAATCAGCGGTACCGAAGGAAATCTCGTAATTGCCGTCGTTATCCAGATCTACAGCCGATATCCCTGTCAGAATCCCGGGGCCGACATAGACAGGCCATCCGAAGCTCTCGATTCCGCTGTGATCAACCATGTGAACGTAACCATAGTTATCCGCGTATACGATTACGTGTCCCGATGAAGGTGAGTAGAAAGCAGCAGCTTTTTTTGAGACACCCGATTCAGTGGATATCGGGAATCCTTCGAGCTGTACGCCGGATCCGGTCCATCCCCCGAGGCCATGGTCTCCAAGGGATACAAAAATATCCATAGATCCGGATTGATTGCAAGCCAGTAATGCATTGCTCATAGGAGGATACCCAATATTCATTTCCCATTTGGGGATCTGACAGATCAATGATGCGTATAAAAGCAGACATATAGACACAAATACACCTCCATTAAAGAGGAACTGATAGCTGATTATTATTCTGGTGTGTCATGTAAGTCAATTACAGACACAAATGCTCTTCCAAATGTGGAGTAAAACATGATAACTTATTATTGTGCTAGTATGCCATGCAGTCAACCACAGACTCGTTTTTCTTCTCTACTCTTGATGTGGAGGTTGACTCATGACTCCTGTTGATAAATAATCACACATAGTGTATGATTGGTGAAGGGATTTTTCCATCAACTCTGTTCTGACTTTGGGGTCCGGGGGGAGTTTGGAGAGGTTATGAAATATAATATAGTTTGTGTTCTATTAGTGTCGTTTATTGCAGTAGCAGGTTCTCTTCCGTTTTCTCGTTCGGGAGTTATAGATTGCCCGGATGCTTATGTACTGCAGCATACTGAAATAGAAGCTGCGCTATCTGCTGCTGCTTACAGCGTCCAGGATTCCGCCGGAGCCGGCAACAGTGAGTTCATGCTTACAGGATATCTTGAGGTAGGACTCTTTCGCTACGCTCAGGTAGGAGTTTCATATCTTGGCGATGGAGGAGTTGCCGGAAACATCAAGTTTGCGGTTCTTCAGGAAGGTATTTCGGTACCAGCATTTGCTATCGGTCTTGAGAATATCACCGGAGAAGAGGATATTGAATGCTTCAAGATAGATAGTGCCGGGGTAGAAGTATTCTACCAGTACGACCACGCTCAGAACTGGTCTGCATACGGTGTTGCTTCAAAGGATCTCAGCTTTCTTCTCGGAATCCCCGCAACAGTAAACCTCGGTATCGGAATTGGCAGGTTTGTAGGAGTTGTTGATTCAGGAGCTCTTGGTATTGGAAGTTCAATCAGCCACGGACTCTTCGGATCTGTTGTTTATTATCCGAATGATCTTTTCACTGTTGCCCTTGAACAGGACGGCAGGGATCTGAACCTGGGTGTATCCTACAAGATTAACAATTTCATAACTCTTGAGCTTGCATGGGCTGAATTTGAACAAACGCTCTTTCCCCCGGAAAACCAGAATAAATCTGACATTATGCAGAACTCAAAAGTCTCATTCGGTTTGAGATCCAGAATAGGCCCTGTTTTCGGAGCCGACAGGATCACACTTGAGCGCGAGCAGCAACGCATTGAGCGCGCAAGAGATAGACTTCAGGAACTTGAGGCTCGCAGAAGAGCAGCAGAATCAGAACTACAGAGACTTCGCGACCTTCTTGAGAACCGCTGAAGAAACGGTCAATTGATATGAAATTTCGACTGTTACTTCTAATATTGATTTCACTCAGTTCGGTTATGTATGCCCAGAATCAGGACGATACTTCTGCTGAGTACGAATCCACCGATATCACAGAAGACGCAAGCTCTCTTCTCAGGAGAACCGCGGAGGAACTCACTGAACTTGAGGAGCAGATTGCCAGGGAAGAAGATCGCCTGGCGGGAATCATGTCTGAACTTGTTCAGCTTCGAAGGCAGCATGCGATTCTTTCAAATGCTGAAAGCGCATTCCTTCTCGGCGAAGAACTGTATACATCCGGATCGATTGTATGGGCACGAGATGCCTTCGAATCAGTAGTGGTTAATTTTCCGGAATCCATTTATTACGAAGATGCTGTTTTCAGACTCGAACTGATTTCCTTCGAACTTCAGGATTTCGAATCTGCGCTTGAATATTTTGAAATTCTCAGGCAATCGGATCCCTCATTTGAGTTCATGGACCTCGCAATTATTGCCGCAGGTCTTTCCACTTTCAATCAGGGAGATTTTGCCGACTCCAGAATGCTGTACAATCAGGTGATGCCATCAAGTGAATATGGAGCACTTGCTGAATATCTGAAGGCTGTAGCATTCGTGGAGGAGGAAAATATAGAATCCGCTGTGGCCACCCTGGAAGGAATACTTAATCGGACAGGGGGAACTCAGGGAGAGTTGAATCTGGCTGACAGAGCAAGAATTGCTCTTGCTCAGATTCTTGTTGATGAGGGTAAATACGATGAAGCTATCAATTATTATTCCAGAGTCTCTCCTTTCAGCTCCTACTATGATGTAGCCATGCTCGGGTATGTCTGGACCCTTATGCGACAGGGTGAATATCAGGATGCGTATAACCTTGCTGAGAAAGTCCTGGATGAGGTTCCTAACTCTGAGATCGTATCTGAATTCAAGCTTGCTCAGGCCAATTGTGCCCTTGGCGCGGAAGATCTTGATATTGCTATAAGAATGTACGAAGACCTGCTCACGAATTTTCATGATACTGGTGATTACTACGATCTGTTTCTTTCCGGATCATCACTTGCTCAGGAAGAATTTGAACTTGAGCGGGAACGGCTTGACCGGATAAGATTGGGGCTTGCAGAGCTAAAGGAAGAAGCATTTACTCAGGGAGATATGGAGATGGTTGAGCTTATAGAAGAGGAAGAAGCATTCCTCCGCGAGCTCTTCACAGAAATAGGTTATTTGGAAACGGTACTTTCCCTGCCGGTAGAGATTGATCCGGAAACCATGGAATACGAAATTGCCAGGCTCATTCAGCAATGCAGAAACAGTACTGAAGTCCTTACCCTGACTGCAGGAGAAGTTGGAGAACTTACTGAATCCCACGGAAGCGAACGCGACCGCCAGGATCTCGCAGATGTTGAAAGGGAAATTGAAAGAATACGACTTTCTCTGCAGGATCTGGCGTCCAAGTTTGAAGGCGGAATGACAGCAGAGCATGACTGGGTTCAGGAAACCAAGTACGGTATTGCTGTGGCTACTTTCATGGAAAGGGAACTGAAGCGCGATTCGGTGAATTATCTAGGCTCATATTACAGGAACAGGATTCAGGAAGCGCTTGAAATGGACGATTCACTGACGGCTTCATCTCTGGACAGTCTCCGATCGAGAGAGATCGGTTCTCTTAACCGCCGGATTGATGAATCTGCTATAGAATGCGCGGGATTCTTCGAGGAATACCTTGCCAACTATCCTGATTCCCGATTCATTTCCGATGTTCTGGTCAGGCTTGCTCAGCTGTATTACGACATAGACAATCTGCATCACAGCGAGCGCCAGGCTATTGCCGGAATAGAAGAGTATGTGCCTGAAGATTACACTAAATCCATTACATTGTATCAGCAGGTTCTGACTGAACATCCCGGAAGTGAAGTTGAGGATATAGCTTTGTATTCACTTGGATATTGTCTGGAATCCATGATGGATTTCGAAGGTGCGATGGATAACTATCGAAATCTCCTTGTACGATTTCCCCAGAGCCTACTCGCGTCGGAATGTAATATCCGTGTTGGTAATTATTACTTTGATATCCTTGAGTATGATTCTGCTCTGGTTTATTACCAGAATGTGCTGGATTATCCGGGTAGCAGCCCCAACCTTTTTCAGCATGGATTGTACAAGCTGGGATGGACACTCTATCTGACAAAGAATTTCAGACATTCTATTGCCACTTTCGCATACCTTCTTCAGGATGATATGAACATTGACAGTCTGGGTATACACAGAAGAGGTGATATCAGGATTCTCAATGAAACCAGAGAGTACCTTGCCTATGATTTTCTGGAGATGAGTAACAGATCATCTTCTGCTGTTGCCACTGCAGTTTTGTTCCTTGACACCTTTGATGATTCAGCGACTACAGTTGGGGTTCTGAAGCACATGGCTGTGATTTCAGAAGAAATGACAGACTGGCAGACATCAATTGAAGCATATAATGCTATTCTTGATGTGAATCCATTATGTGCAGATGCTCCACTCTATCAGGTGAAGATTGCCCAGGCATATGAAGAACTGGGAGAATACGCGCTTGCTGCCAGAGCCAGAGATGAACTGATTGCCAATTATGGCCTGGAAAGTGAGTGGTATAGCTGGATGGGAGAGGGAACAGCTATTGCTCTAGCCGATTCCCTGCGTTGTTCTTCATTTGAAGATGCAATACAGTATTACCTTGAACAGACAGTTATCTCCAAGGACGATCCGGTTGCCTTTAATCAGGTCAATGAAGCGCTTATTGATAGAATTGAGGCTTACCTTCAGCAGTATACCGTGTCAAACAGAACATATGAATACAAATTCCATCTTGGTGACGCTTACTATCATACAGGTCAGTATGTCCAGGCCGGTGACATGTATTATCAGGTCTCTCTTGACAGCAGTTCCTTTCAGAGACAGGAGGATGCGTTCAACAATGCGTTTTCATCATACCTGATTGCATACGATGAAACTCCGGGAATTGACAGTCTTTACCTGAGACAGAGAATGATGGAGACCGTAACCAAGTATTCCGAGACTTTCCCTGACGGTGAGAATGTCGCCTGGTTCCTGTGGGCTGCAGCTCCGAAGTTCTACAATGCCGGTGATTACGATTCCGCTCGAGATATGTTCTCACGTCTTTATCACAATTATCCGAATTCCGGCTATGCCGCACGGGCTGCGAAATTTATCGCTGATTCTTATCAGCAGGAAGAGCTGTATGCCGAGGCTGAAGAATGGTATGGACATGCATCTCAGATGGCAGCTCGGAGCGGAGAAGATCTCGGAGCTGACATAGAGCTGCTTGCGGCTTCTTCCGCATACAATGATGCGGCTTCCCTGGCCGAAAGTGAAAACACTGAAGATCTTCTGGCAGCGGCACAGCGCTGGGAGGAAACAGCTCATGAACACCCCGGATCCGATGTTGCACCTGTTGCACTGTATGATGCAGCAGAAACGTATGGAAAAGCTGGAAGCATCGATAACTCTGTAAGGCTTTTCCAGGAACTGGCACTGCTTTATCCTTCCAGCGAGAATGCTCCATCCGGTTTACTCAGAGCTGCTTTCCTGCTTCGAGAGGATGAGCAGTATGTAAGAGCGGCTCAGATATATCTTGAAGCATATGATAAATTCCCTACTGCTCCGGATATGGTAGCGGCACTCAGCAGCGCTGCTCGATGTTACGAAGACGGAGACAGACGCGATCTGGCAATGGGCGTTTTTGGACAGATTGCGGGTGACAGAGCAGGAACAGCTGATGTTGTGATGGAAGCCTACGCTAAAATTGGTGAATACAATTACGATCTGGGTAATCTGGCGATCTCTCTCAGCAATTTTGAGAACTGCATTTCTGTGTACGATCAATATCATGATGGTCAACTGACCTATCCGGCCATGTCCGCCTATCTTGTGGGTGAAATGGCTTCAAGGGATTATTATGCCCTGACTCCGGTAAATAACGATAATGTCGAGTATAAAACACAGCTTTTCAATGGGGCTGTCGCCAGTTATAACAGAACCTTCTCGTACCTTGATGACGATTATGTCTTCAGGGCAGTTCTGAAGATCGGTGAGATTCAGGAGGATTTCGCGAACTCGATCGGTTTCATGGATCCACCACCTGACCTTACTCCTGAGGGCGAGGAGGCTTTCTACAATATACTGATGGAAGCGTATGACTTATACATCCAGAGAGCAGTCTCAACCTATGAGAACGGTCTGGAGCTCGCGATGAATAATGGAATCCGCACCGAATGGACCGATTTTATCGCGGTTAACCTTGATCTTCTGCTTCCCGGTTCAAGTTCGAGTATGGGCTACTCTTCGTTCACTCCTGACGTAGTAGTAGAGGAGGAGACCCCTGAAATAGATGAAATCAGTGATGTGGAAGATGGATTCGAATCCGATCCCATTGATACTGAACCTTCCGGCACTGATATTCCATTGATCGAAGAACCTGTAACTTCCGAAGCTTCCCCTGATGAACCGGGTTATACCATCAGATATGAAGAAGAAGAGGAAGAAAGCGGAGGAGGGGGGTGTTTCCTGTGGCCGTTCTAATGAACAGATTCAGGTATCTTCTGAGGACTGCGGGAGCATCAGTTGTACTTCCCTTCATTGTTCTAATGATTTTTGTTCTTCCGGTTTACGCCCAGAGCGAAAACGGAGAGACTACAGGAGCATCCTGGGTGGATGGCACGCTCGTGCTTGAGGAAATAACGATCAGGGGTGAACTCAGAACTCCTCAAGCTCTTTTCATGATGCTGAAAGCAACTCCTGATCTTAGTAATGTACTGCTTGAGAGAAGTTTCATAGAAGACGTAATCAGACCTGTCTATCCGGGGGCATTTACCGATGAACCCAGTTTTGGAGCTGGTCGGGAGATGATAGTGTTGCCTGTCTGGCTCAGATACGGGTCTGTTGCGCTGTTTGGCGGTCTGTCGGCATATAGATATAGTCAGGGTGACGATGAACAGGGACTGGTCTTTGGTGTAATAGCCGGTCTCGACTTGATTGGTAACTTAATACTTGATTTTGTAGGAAACTGATACCTGTTCTTTCGAGAGGAGATCATAGATGAGACGTATTTCACTTCCGTTGCTGCTGGTTCTTTCAATGTTCCTTTTCAGCGGGATTGTGTCTGCACAAACCATAGATGCTTCATCAGAAACAGGAGTTTCTGCTGACAGTACGATTTCTGATTCTACAATTGTTGAGGAGA
Encoded proteins:
- the ftcD gene encoding glutamate formimidoyltransferase translates to MTRKIVESVPNISEGQNMDLINEVVKAADSISGAKVLDVDPGAATNRTVITIAGAPDAVMNASFELIKKAGELIDMRKQTGEHPRHGATDVCPFVPVSGVTMEDCAELARRLGKRVGEELLIPVYLYEKAASKPEWEKLPNIREGEYEALPDKLGKQEWTPDFGPNEWNERVARTGVCTIGARNFLIAYNVNLNTKDPGIARDIGLTIRDTGRFRRDSNWKFVRDEDGNKVNQPGKLQYCKSTGWYIKEYDTAQVTMNLTDLSVTPLHAGYEAVLEEAEKLGTRVTGSEVVGLLPLSAMLEAGRFYLEKQDSGLSSVGRQGKTTG
- a CDS encoding beta-N-acetylglucosaminidase domain-containing protein, translating into MIRGVVEGFYGRPYTSKERDIIISCLSMLDDPVYMYAPKNDPYHRLKWRQEYPRGSFEPLASNIRKSCQAGVKFIFGISPWQFKDDDIEFIRRKADKALSAGAFGICILFDDVPDKADPELAFRQIELAEKALADFDCQVYMCPSVYCSELIETLNGEEYLHFLKHNLSERWNLFWTGEAVISRKLDSTSLIRAEELLGRQPVLWDNLLADDYTLRRIFLGGLSSRIPCGHSFLLNPSSCFPAALHAVHEILLASGIEDCWPDELGNDRAAWKLLGEFHHLPWSAGTEAEKLLKRMSSAVTDGASEDLMTDLERISSIMDGFVENIQDAQSGIDLQPYILDVGKLIGWWKKILLLPSLSQRMRELRYLMLERLPFEHPLAAYTAAVVSGREE
- a CDS encoding FAD-dependent thymidylate synthase, with the protein product MRIELAGFNTDIQNGGGTPETLSASYARISRDPRPIDVLRKEAAGEVEKARASNQRIVFEYGHGSVAEHAVFNFDVIDISRLAAEELQNFRMASFTEKSQRYIRIGKDLILPPELGGDDEVRFRGTAENLFGIYEKLYSGLIESGADRDTAKEDARYILPLATSCQMGMTANARELELIIRRLSSHPFAEVRKLSEKFLELVMEASPSLFLFLEPTAMDSFAHSMSPVDSAAASDVVLVDCDDDSKVGSLLLQRLKGVPIEVAGRIWVELNSGERKKLFMDALSGLGIHDSVPRCWEFFNAEFELILSASAYAQMKRHRMCTRLVSVYDPVLGVTVPASISRAGLGSDFMEGIRISEETSGSLGVFYPYMLTNAHRRRVVININGRELYHFSRLREDSHAQWDIRLIAHSMLHAIRERAPLTAVLTGGKSDISGLFT
- a CDS encoding tetratricopeptide repeat protein, whose amino-acid sequence is MKFRLLLLILISLSSVMYAQNQDDTSAEYESTDITEDASSLLRRTAEELTELEEQIAREEDRLAGIMSELVQLRRQHAILSNAESAFLLGEELYTSGSIVWARDAFESVVVNFPESIYYEDAVFRLELISFELQDFESALEYFEILRQSDPSFEFMDLAIIAAGLSTFNQGDFADSRMLYNQVMPSSEYGALAEYLKAVAFVEEENIESAVATLEGILNRTGGTQGELNLADRARIALAQILVDEGKYDEAINYYSRVSPFSSYYDVAMLGYVWTLMRQGEYQDAYNLAEKVLDEVPNSEIVSEFKLAQANCALGAEDLDIAIRMYEDLLTNFHDTGDYYDLFLSGSSLAQEEFELERERLDRIRLGLAELKEEAFTQGDMEMVELIEEEEAFLRELFTEIGYLETVLSLPVEIDPETMEYEIARLIQQCRNSTEVLTLTAGEVGELTESHGSERDRQDLADVEREIERIRLSLQDLASKFEGGMTAEHDWVQETKYGIAVATFMERELKRDSVNYLGSYYRNRIQEALEMDDSLTASSLDSLRSREIGSLNRRIDESAIECAGFFEEYLANYPDSRFISDVLVRLAQLYYDIDNLHHSERQAIAGIEEYVPEDYTKSITLYQQVLTEHPGSEVEDIALYSLGYCLESMMDFEGAMDNYRNLLVRFPQSLLASECNIRVGNYYFDILEYDSALVYYQNVLDYPGSSPNLFQHGLYKLGWTLYLTKNFRHSIATFAYLLQDDMNIDSLGIHRRGDIRILNETREYLAYDFLEMSNRSSSAVATAVLFLDTFDDSATTVGVLKHMAVISEEMTDWQTSIEAYNAILDVNPLCADAPLYQVKIAQAYEELGEYALAARARDELIANYGLESEWYSWMGEGTAIALADSLRCSSFEDAIQYYLEQTVISKDDPVAFNQVNEALIDRIEAYLQQYTVSNRTYEYKFHLGDAYYHTGQYVQAGDMYYQVSLDSSSFQRQEDAFNNAFSSYLIAYDETPGIDSLYLRQRMMETVTKYSETFPDGENVAWFLWAAAPKFYNAGDYDSARDMFSRLYHNYPNSGYAARAAKFIADSYQQEELYAEAEEWYGHASQMAARSGEDLGADIELLAASSAYNDAASLAESENTEDLLAAAQRWEETAHEHPGSDVAPVALYDAAETYGKAGSIDNSVRLFQELALLYPSSENAPSGLLRAAFLLREDEQYVRAAQIYLEAYDKFPTAPDMVAALSSAARCYEDGDRRDLAMGVFGQIAGDRAGTADVVMEAYAKIGEYNYDLGNLAISLSNFENCISVYDQYHDGQLTYPAMSAYLVGEMASRDYYALTPVNNDNVEYKTQLFNGAVASYNRTFSYLDDDYVFRAVLKIGEIQEDFANSIGFMDPPPDLTPEGEEAFYNILMEAYDLYIQRAVSTYENGLELAMNNGIRTEWTDFIAVNLDLLLPGSSSSMGYSSFTPDVVVEEETPEIDEISDVEDGFESDPIDTEPSGTDIPLIEEPVTSEASPDEPGYTIRYEEEEEESGGGGCFLWPF